TTCTTTAGGAGTTCGATCCCGATTTGCCTCCAGAACTAGCAGCAGCATCAGGAATTCATGATATTACAGCTGAAAATATGACTAATGGGAAGTTGGACGCTGGACAAAGAGATAGTAAAGCATCTGCTCATGTGCGGCCACCATTAGTATGTCTCTGCTTTTGAACTTATTCTTAAGCTTGCATTCTTTTAGGTCGTCATCTTATTGCTGAATTTTCGGGCTCCAGGAGTCATGAGAACTCTTGATCTTGATTTCCATTGCACTTCAGAGATCAGCAGAGTTGGAGATCCCACTACCTCCATAGACCTTTCGTTTTTTACCCCTCTGCATCTTCAATGTCTCACTTTCATCGGCGGGGCATTTGTTTACTGAGCATATACACAAGAAATGTAGAGTCGTAGAGTCCTTTTCTTGATCAAGCCCTTATTCTATTGGAGCAGTCATGATTGGAAGTAAATGGATATTCTAATGCATGGATCCCTAGTTCTTGGACTCGTTGAATTTAACTAATGAGCTATCATCTATCCTTCATATCCTTCATAACTATCCTTCCTTCTAGGCTCTTTGTCTTGTAACTTGGCTCTTTTCTTGGTTCTTGAGCTCTTTCTATATATGGATTGGCACCCCCTTTTGTCCTATTTCATTCTGCAATATTTTTGTTGCTGGATATCCTCTGGTGAAATTAGCTTTCATCGTTGAGTGGGTAGTCAATGTTCGTATTTGAATCATATTATTAAAGCTGATCAAATATAATGAATTCTCAAATTCCGTGTTAATGCTGTCATCACCACGACATAAAGACCATGTTCTTGtacttaacttatttatttCTCATCCAGCCAACTGGGCGAGCAATTCAGGTTGAAAGTGGTTACGGTGAACGCCTTCCGTCCATAGATACCCGACCTCCACGAATTCGTGATTCCGATGCGATTATTGAGGTAAAATTATTTAATGGTGAATTTTATGCCTATCTTGCTCATACATGGTCCTCATATTTCTTATGGTTTCTTTTATGAATTTGGACATACAGATTGTCTGCCAAGATTCTGTTGACGAGGATTCCTCTACTGAAAATGGGCTTGCGGACAGAGTGGATAATAATGATCCTACAAGTGAGGATCTTAGAGGAGCAGAAAAGGCAGAGGACCGCCTTGCTCGTGAAGAAGTTGAATATTGTGATCGTAACTCTGAAACTTATAGCGACCAAAATGGAGAGGTGGTCAAAAAAGCTCAGTTCATTGAATCTGGTCAGGATGATCTTCCTGAAGGAGAAAGTTCACCCTTACATCGTGAAGGATCAGTTCAACATCATCCATCTTCTAGGGAACAGACTTCTGGATATCCCAATAGGAAGGCTGCTATCTCTCATAATGAGCGGTATAAATCTTTTCTAATAATTAAGGATAAGAATATTAAATGACCTCAATTACTGTTATATGCAAAATGAAACTGGTGAACTGACAAACTTAACCAAATTAACTGagacaaaaaatttgaagttagtCAAATTTTGGACTGTGGAAGAATAAATAGTTGGGCCCAAATCAACATCAGGATTTCGGTTCAATTTGGATCGTGGAGGCAATGAACTGGGCAGGTTCAAATAGGATTAAATTGCATATGTTTAAATATAGGGAAAGagtcaacaaaaaccccaaatatgCCCATTGTGACCCATTTAtcccgaccttttttttttttgtgacataaaaaccccaaaccatGCTCATTGTGGTACATTCAACCTAAACTCATCCTTGTGATGTAataaaccccaaacttgtacttGTGGCGTATTTACCCTCTATTAAGGTCCcatcggatgatttttcattaaaaaatttattttatttcacttaagccaTGTGGGTGTCATGTCAACACTGGGTGTTCTTGTAGGCAGATTTTTAACAGCGTTCATTGATGGTacattaacggagggtaaacgTGTCACACGGAtgcaagtttgagatttttggggTCACAGATAGAGTTTagcataaatttgttatagtaggcatagtttggggtttttggtggctttttttcTTAAGTATAATAGCTTACTACTCCTCTTTTAGGCGATTAGGAGGAGAGGCAGATGTGAGATTTGAACCCTGGGCCTTGTGTCTTTGGGAAATAAGCCATCATTGGGGTTTATTAGTTTCTaaggcttttttgtttttgactgGTCAAAAGCGAAAGGCAACTTTTAACTTTcccacaaaaaaacaaaaatgttgttcaaattttaaaaaattacaataagTACGTGAATTTACGTGTTGATAGTTGTATTTTGTGAAAGCTTAAGTTATTTGGTATTACAAAAAGTCAAAGTACATGCCCGGTACCATTTGGATTCTgtagaaaagtaaaaagtagaAGTGAATGCATACACGGCCCCGATTTTCACTGAGCatgaaaatcagaaaattagaatACCTCATGTAATTAACCACCCTCTGGCATGTGCTTTTAATATTCTTAGCATAGACAGTTGTGTGGACACAAGTTTATGTTTGTGAAGTATGCCTGTGTCTCTATAATCTTTTGCCAGCTTCTCTATTAACTTTTTGATGTTTGGTGAAAGATTCTATTGTTCTTACACTGAATGATTGTAACAGCAGGTTATCACACAATTTATATGAACAAATCTTTCTTTGTTTGAAAATACAGGCATATGGAAGGTAGAGCACGTGACCAGTCCCCAAATGTGTCTCCTAATCAAAGTACAGAGGATAAAATGGCTATTGAAAATCAGGGGGCACAGATGGTTGAGAGTGTGGAGAGTGAAGAAGCTCTTCATGTGTCCAGCGTGGATCACAAAGATACACTTGCTGGTAAGTCTTTGCCCGGTGACAGAAGCTCTGAGCTGGAGAGAAATGAAGTATCTTCAGATGCAAGCAAGGCTGGTGAAAAGTTGCTTAATCCTAGAATGAAAGACAAGTTTAattctaggggtgagcaagttGCTCTCAATGAATTTGATGAGGGGGAGGATTGTAGAGCTGCAAGAAGTAGTGAAAACAGCAAAGCAAGATCAGGAAGCAGCAGAGATAGTCAGAAGTGGCGTGATGGTACAGAGGAGGAAGTTGCGCAAGTTGGTCTTCCCACTCATATGGGAGGTTCGAGGAGTCACCTTgatgaaaatgaacaaaagtTTCGAAGAAAAGATCATGAtaggagacaagaaaaagaaagaagccgGATGGTTGTAAAAGATAAAGTGGATCCTTATAGAGATAGGGATTCTAGTTCGGTTCATAATTTGCCCGTGAAGTCTGATAATTTTGATAGGCGAAAGGAGAGGGAGTACTCTGATGGAGCAAGAAGACTGAGGGATGATGAACCTAGTTCTAGAAGGCCGAGACTTGAAGATTCAAGGAAGAGGGAGCGTAGCAATGAAATAGGCTCCAGACACAGAAGCAGGGGTCGAGAAACTGAGAGGAACGACAAAGAGGAGTATAACTCATCCAAAAAACAGCTGGACAATGGCATGTACAAAGTTAACTACGACAAGGAAGTAGCTTTACGAGGCAGGGAAAGAGACGATTCTTTAAGGAGCAGGTATGAAGTTGGAGATGAACACCGTAGTAAGAGGAAAAAGGCAGATGAACATTTTCCGCGAGAGCGGGACCACATTGACAAAGAAGAAATCCTGCGTGATCAAAGAGAGAGTTCTGGTCGTCGAAAGCGAGGCAGGGATGACATTAATGATCAGAGGCAGAGAGAGGACCAGTCTAGAGTTAGAGATAGTATGGATGACCACCACTCTTCTAGACATAAGGATGAGAGCTGGTCGCAGAGGGATAAGATTGAGAAGCAGAGGGATAGAGAAGAATGGCATAAAGCCAAGCAAGGTCGTGAAGAAAATCGtttaaaaagggaaagagaagaagaaagggctGCTTTAAGGGGTGGACGTGGAGGAGAGGAGAAAGCATGGGCTGGCCAAGATAGGCCGAAGGATGACCATAGAGCTTCGGGTAGAGATTACCAGTTTAAGGACACAGCTCGACAGAATGAACATGCTAAGAGGAGggaacatcaagaagatgaaAGTGTCTTGCAGTATCGTGGTCATGAGGAGGTCCATGCGCGTGGTAATCAGATcaagaatgaagaaaaaagatCCAGATTTGAGAAATCAAGCACTCGCCATGATAAACCTGCCAGTGTTTCAGATAATCAAAGattttatgagaaaaaacaCAGCCATAGGAAGAACAAGGAATCTGAGGGAGGCGATCACCATACTTCCAGGAGAAATCAGGACGATCATGTTAGTCAAATGGTATGTTCTAGATTCTAGACAGTCTAACTCAGATTGGGGATTGTACAATCTCAAACATCAAGGATGACTTTTATGCCTAATAATAACTAAATGATACTAGTTCTTTTCAGTTTTCACTTATGTTGTTGGTGGCTCTACTGGTATGGAGTTTTGAACCTCAGACCCATCACGTAACCCCATTCCACCTGACTCTTAGGTGTTACTTAGGGTCTGCATGAGCTTGAGTAGCACTCAATGAATGCATCATGGGTAGATTCTGAAGAGGGAGATGGTTCCTGGAGAGTCGATGTCTTTCTGAggttttctcatcttttctgtAGTCTTTTTCTTGGTCACcattgtccttttctttctctgggGGAGTGGGTGCTGCTTCTGTTCTTAGTTCCCGCTGCCGTTTAAGTATGTTTGTGCATAAAAGGATGATGTATATACATATTTATTTACATGCATACATATGCACCCACTATACCTTTCTGTTCAGAGGATGAGCAGGAAAAGATTGGGGGGGAAGGGGAGGGGGGACtggttttttcattttccatcaATCCTTTTTCTGcctgttctttcctttttccttctataTTGTCTTCttattcctttctttcctctctATTGGAAATTTATCCCCGAGAAATGCAAATTGTCACCTGTAATCAAATGCCATTCAGCTGTGCTCGCACCGAATAAAGCAAGAGGATATAGATTCAAGAGACAGTCTGCTTGATATAATTATATGATGTCGCTTCATGTATCCACTAGTTctgaagaagataaaaatgaagGAAACATGAGATTATATTGTTGAACTCATATTCTAGACAAATTTCATATGGAAGAAAGTTATCCAttgcttctttttgttcttctacTCTGTTTTTCTTGTCATTATGCACCTTTTGTTGTCTTGTTGTTAACTTGTTGAGTGTCGTAAGTAATTTTCTGCATTATATTAGCTGCCAAATGTTTTTGGGTACTAGAGATAGAACATTGTTGCCCTGCAATTGTAATTTTGTCCTTG
This genomic interval from Rhodamnia argentea isolate NSW1041297 chromosome 4, ASM2092103v1, whole genome shotgun sequence contains the following:
- the LOC115752552 gene encoding FIP1[V]-like protein; protein product: MDDDDEFGDLYSDVLGPFTSSAASQPPQTSPEPAPPRRHLDLNLKTSNPAAGADDDAEDDDDAELSGAQRRDDPPPPTKSLSLSLNSVKNESVGSGDSDLPARVLEPPGEKLDAQRGAGGGNESRDLDLMDADVKFDIEENNEHGMDPVIPGLSGPRELSGARDGNGGDDWDSDSEDDLQIVLNDNTAHQGPMGAIGDAGGEDDDDEDGDPLVIVADGDPNQPLVEQEWGEDTAEAGPDGERKEGVGSSELAKANGGVGVAPKIGYSNLGYHPFHSQFKYVRPGASPMPGSTAAAPIGAPGQVRPPVNMGPLAGRSRGDWRISGMKSASSLQKNYHPGMTPWGSGRGYGGGLEFSLPSHKTIFEVDIDSFEEKPWRYPAVDSTDFFNFGLNEESWKEYCKQLETLRLESTMQSKIHVYESGRKKQEFDPDLPPELAAASGIHDITAENMTNGKLDAGQRDSKASAHVRPPLPTGRAIQVESGYGERLPSIDTRPPRIRDSDAIIEIVCQDSVDEDSSTENGLADRVDNNDPTSEDLRGAEKAEDRLAREEVEYCDRNSETYSDQNGEVVKKAQFIESGQDDLPEGESSPLHREGSVQHHPSSREQTSGYPNRKAAISHNERHMEGRARDQSPNVSPNQSTEDKMAIENQGAQMVESVESEEALHVSSVDHKDTLAGKSLPGDRSSELERNEVSSDASKAGEKLLNPRMKDKFNSRGEQVALNEFDEGEDCRAARSSENSKARSGSSRDSQKWRDGTEEEVAQVGLPTHMGGSRSHLDENEQKFRRKDHDRRQEKERSRMVVKDKVDPYRDRDSSSVHNLPVKSDNFDRRKEREYSDGARRLRDDEPSSRRPRLEDSRKRERSNEIGSRHRSRGRETERNDKEEYNSSKKQLDNGMYKVNYDKEVALRGRERDDSLRSRYEVGDEHRSKRKKADEHFPRERDHIDKEEILRDQRESSGRRKRGRDDINDQRQREDQSRVRDSMDDHHSSRHKDESWSQRDKIEKQRDREEWHKAKQGREENRLKREREEERAALRGGRGGEEKAWAGQDRPKDDHRASGRDYQFKDTARQNEHAKRREHQEDESVLQYRGHEEVHARGNQIKNEEKRSRFEKSSTRHDKPASVSDNQRFYEKKHSHRKNKESEGGDHHTSRRNQDDHVSQMGSKGLAEQRTADPGTMQQFHSSRETREDLSSEDEQSESRRGRSKLERWTSHTERDYSINNKSSSSLRFKEVGRSNNNIVSSEASKLPESVKTSEEVDKHHVLAEDKDSGDVEKKDADTKPLNDRHLDTVEKLKKRSERFKLPMPSEKEALPIKKMESEALPSTKGETPVDPEIKQERPARKRRWTGN